The following is a genomic window from Verrucomicrobiota bacterium.
GCGTGTATCGGCGGTGTCCAGGGGCAGTTGGAAATGGGGAAGGTCGCCGGCACGCTGCGGCGCGTTTGCCGGGTGCCATTCCGCAAGCAGGAAGGGTTTGAACCCAACTGCCGGATGCGCGGCAGCGATGCTCCCTACAGGCACATGTGGCTCACCGGGTCGCTCCAATCGCTGTAGCCGGTCGAGCCGCCCACGGCGCGCACTTGCAGGCTGTACGTGCCGCCGGGGGTCAGTTGGCTGACGATCATGGCGCGCGAGTTGGTGAACATGCCGGCGGGTTGCCACGGCCCCAAGGTGCCACCCGTGCCGACCACGGCATAACGCACCTCGTAGCATTTGGCGTTGGCGATGGCTTTGATCTTCACGATCAGTTGGCCGGTGCCGCCGTTGTCCACGCGCACTTGGGTGGGTTTGGATAGGGGCGTCGAGGGATGGTGTCCGCTCACCGCTTCAAAGCCGCTGCTGAGCAGGGTGGCCAGGTCGTCGTTGTGATGTTCTTGCACGTGTCCAGCGTTTTTGCGCAACAAGGCCACCAGGTCGTCGCGTTTGTTGTTTTTATCGGCGGTGGCCTCTTTGCCGCCGACGGCCTGCGCGGCCAGGGCGTTGATGAAAGCGGTCAAAGCCGCTGTGAAGTCCACCAGGGTCACCGGCGGGTTGGGGAACGCCGCGTTCCCATAGAACTGGGCTTTGACGCGCTCGGCCAATTCCGTCAGGCTCTGGTCCGGCGCGTTGGTGAAGCCCAGCATTACACGTAGATGAGGCATTTTGGGTTTCCTTTGGGTTTCGGGCACGTTCCCGTCCCACACGAGGGCCGGGTCATTCCAGCAAAACGGCCTGCCATCCGGGTAATGGCCGTTCCAGGTAATGGGGGTAGGTGCCATAGTATTTGGTTAACTTTTGACTTTAACGTTGAAGCGTGGGAAGGAGTGGAAATCGCGTCAAACCGGCCTAACTGACTCAAAAACAAGACCTTCTGCGTTCGGCAGGCGACTCTTTCCGGTTCGGACAGACTTTTGTCCGTCACGGAAACAGTTCTGTCCGTTACGGAAAGGCTTTTATCCGTCGTGGAGAGAGTCTTGTCCGCGACGCAAAGACTTTTGTTTGTAACGCCGAGAGTTCTCTCCGTCGCGCCGAGACTTTTGTCCGTAGTGGAAAGAGTTCTCTCCGGCGCGGACAGGCTTCTCCCCGTCATCCAGAGAGTTTTGTCCATCATGGACAGACTTCTCTCCGCCGTGGAAAGACTCGTTTCCGTAACGCCGAGAGTTCTGTCCGCCACGGAAAGACTTTGGTCCGCCACCGACAAAGTCTGCTCGCCAGCAGAGCGACGTTGCTCGCGGGCGGGGCAGGTTGCCGCATCACGGGAAAAGGCCGTTTCCGCGGCCCCAAGGCTGGCCGAAGAAAGACACCGCAGGTTTTCCGTGCTGGCGGAGCGTGTTTGCATGTCGGCGGGCAGTACACCAAGTTCCGCGCCCGCGCGCCATGCAACTATAGTTGCGCCCGGCACTCGGCCTCCAACACCAACCGGCTCAGCCGCATGTCCAACGCCCGGCTGATCCGCGCCGCCGTATCAATCGTTGGAATCCGCTGCCCCGATTCCACGAAGCTCAACATCTGCCGCGAAAGCCGCGTCCGCTCCGCGAGTTGGTTCAGCGACAGCCCCGCCCGCTCGCGCCGCTGCCGGATGACCGCCGCCAAAGCGTCGCACACCGGTTCGAGCGACGTGCGCGGCAACGGTTGTGGATGCGGCGCGGGCATGGAAATTCTTAGAAGCGGACGTTCTTGCCGCAAAATGAGGTATGCCAAACAGTGTTCGAGTTTTTCAGAAACCAGATTTCGCGCGTGCCGTGTTTGTCGGGATAGTTCCAGATTTCGATCTTCACGCCTTTGGGCAGCCTATCTTCATCTGCAAAATGAGTCCCAAAATATGGCTCGCCGCTGTCGAACCAATTGGTCCTGCTCGCTGCGTCGAGTTTGGCGACGACTTGTTCGCGGGTCATGCCGATTTTCACGCGACGGTCGTTATCAACAGAGACATTGTTTTCCGGCGAGAACTGCTGGGAAATCTTCCCGCAGCCGGCAACAAACAGCAGCGTAGCAAACAACGCCGATACGTATTGATTGGTGAACCTCATTTTGCTTGCCCTGCGGGAGTGCTACCACCCGGTGATGCGGGTTTGGGCCACTGGTCTGGGGTCAATACTTTCCGGTTGCTGATGCCGATGGCGAAGCCGACCGCGCGCTTGTAGTCCAAGGATGTCCCGAAATCCAACGTGATGGTTTCTGCGCGGACCAGTAAATTTCCGAGCCAAACCCGCTGCACTTTGCACTGCGTGCGTGCCGTCCCCAGCAATTGTCCCGCCGCGTCGAAGACGGCGCAACTGATGTCGTAGTCAACATCGTCGAAACAGGCGACTCCGGCTTTGATTTCGGCCTTGAGGCAGTCGTTCGTGTCCAGATCAAACTCGGTCGAGCCAAGACTCACCAAGTGAAATGTGTGGCCTCTCCACGTTACGCCATCTGACTGCACGGATAGCGGGATTGATGTTCCCAACTTCAAGGGAACAATGTTCTGGACCGCAACCGACGGGAGCTTCGTCTGTTCCGGCTCGTTGGCGGCCATGCTAAGCAGGCTGGTGATAGTCAGCGCGCTCAGGATAGATGTTAAGAGATGTTTTGTTTTCATTTCGTTTCTCCTGTGAGGACGTTACGGCTGGCCACTTTCAGGCGACTTCCCGTTGGCATTCAATGCCTGCGCAATCGCCCCGGCCTCGGCGGAGGTGAAGTTGCCAGTGATTTGGGCGCGACCACCGGTAATGGTGTCGCGAATCGTCGCCGCGGAGAGCACCTTGCCGTCGAAAACGATGGCGAGCCGTCTGTTGATGCTCGCGCCGGTGATGTCGGCAAACCGTTTTCCACCGTCGGTGGTGAACTTCACCTCAATAACCGGGCCTTGGGCGGTGTTGGTCACGGCGGCACTGGCGACGGCGGATTCGTCGAGCAGCACGTCATGGCGCAGTCGGAATTGCTCTTTACCATCGCGGCTGAAGATTGCGTCCGCGCTTTCTTTGGCGTCGGCAACCAGCCGGAATTGCAGCCGTGGACTTGGACGCAGTCCGATGCGATGCACCGCATCCTCCCACACGACCAGCGGGCTGCCGGTATAGGTGATTTCTTTGACGACCGTCTTGGCCGTTGGCGTGTCATGTGGGTAAATCCGGGTAAAGCGATAAACATCGCCTTGCTCGGTCGTTCGCAGCCACGACCAACTCACATCGGAGACAGCGCCAGGATGACCGCACGTAACTTTGCCAGTCGGTCCGGCGTCACCAACCAGCCCATCGTTCGGGCCGGAGCCTGTGAAGTTGATGAAGCTCATCACGGCCGAAAACTGGCGCGGATCGGATTGACTTGCGCTTGGCACTGCTGGTGACGGGTTGGCGTTCTCGTCGGTGCCTTGCGGCAACGGCTTGATGCCTTCGATCTCGCCGTCAGGGAGAAACGAAATGCGGATGCCACAACGGATGTGCGCAAACTCGCACGGCACAGTGACGCACCGCGTGTTTCCGAGCCCCGGCTCGGCTAACGGCGTCCCGTCAACACGTACGAAGTTGTTCTGCCCGTCCGTCAGGGACTGCCACCATTGCCGCACCTGCTCTTCGGGCCAGCGATTGCGCAACGACGGCGCTAACCGCGCCATCACGTCGGCAGTATTGCCGTCCGCGAAATCCTGAATCGTTGCCAGCGCGCGCTTCACCAACTCGCGTTCCGGCATGTTCGGAGTGGTCGCTGTAATCTGACCGGTCAGTTTGTAGCGAATCTTCAGTGTCTGCGGCGGGACGCCAATGCCCGACCATTGCAGGATGCTCAGCGCGCCCTTGCGTGTGCGGAAGGCGAGCATGTTGCGGTACGGTTGGTCATATCCAAATGCGCAGCCCACGCTGGTCACGTAGCGTCCGTCCTTCTCCATCGGCGCGTCCAGCGACGCGGCGGCCTCCGCCGGCGTGATCGTGCCGAACTGCTCGGGCTGGGAGAAATCCCGGATGCTCCGGGTCCTGTTCCCGAGCGAGTTGAAACACCAGATGCCGTTCGTCTGAAACCGGAACACGAAATCCACCTGGTTTTCGGCCACCCACTGCCTGAGCCGGTCGGTGATCTCAACGTGGCTGTGCTCCGTTCCCGTGGGCACGCCGTCTTCCTTGGCAATCCAGGCGCAGCCGTGTGGCGTCACCGGAAACGGCGGCTTCAACGGCACCTGCCGTTCGACACTGAAGAAGACAAGCCCATGCTCGTCGGCGTCGCGCGGGCCTAGTTCTCGTTCGCTGGCTGGACCGAACGATGTCGCGCTGCCGTCGGTGATGGCATGGGTCGCGTGCGGAAGCCAACTGTGCGTTGTTTCGGCCATTTGTCGGCCAGCCCGCGCTGCCGCCATGTAGCCCGACCATAGAACGGCAAGGACCAGGAGCAGCCAGAGAACGAACGTGGCTAGAACCACCCGAGCGACACGGCCCTTTCTCAGGCACATTACGGCGCCGCCGATGCTGAAGAGTCCTAGGCTGATCGCCAGGGCCACCACCTTGTCCGGGCGAAACAGGTTCTCGCTCAGGGGCGCTGCAAAGAGAATCGCTGCAATGTCGTGCGAGAGTAATGTCCAGGCGACGGCGAGTAGCAGAATGATCCCACCCGCCACATGTCTGACACCGGCCAGCCCGCGCCCATTATTTCCGGATCTTTCGCCAGGTTCGCCCGGTTTTTTGCCTTTTTCCAATGATTGGAAACTTGCGCCACCGTCTTTTCCAATGATTGGAACTTGCGGCGCATCCAAGTCCACCAGCCGGTCCAACGGTGTTCTCCGCGCCCCAATCAAAATAATACCGGTGGTCATGAGCGCATACATCGCGCCCATGACCAAGGCTCGCATGTCCATCGGAGCGCCAATCATCCGGCAGAGCAGCGCGCCTCCAGTAACAATGATGGCAAAGACGAGCAGAAACACGCGCGCGACACCGGACCAGTTGATGACCGCCTTGCCGCCGCGCCGGCCGACGACCATGTTGCGCAACCGCACATGCAGCGATTTGATTACTGACTTCTGACTGCTGTCTTCTGTCTTCACTCCGGCCGGCGTGCTCACAATCGTCTCAACCTGCGTTCGCATCTCGCCAGCGGTCTGGTAGCGCAGTTCGGGTTTGCTCTCAAGCGCGCGCAGGACGATTTCATCCAGCCGCACATCAATGACGACCCTTTTCGACGGCGCTTCGAGCGGTTTGCCGGGCAGTTCACCGGTGAGCAGTTCGTAGAGCACCACGCCCAGCGAATAGATGTCGGCGCGATGATCGGTGCGGTGACGGTCCTTTTGCTCGGGCGCCATGTATTGTGGCGTGCCGGCGGGTTGGCTGTCCACGAAGCTGGCATCCGGGCTTTCCGCGTTCAGCATCTTGGCGACGCCGAAGTCGGCAATCATCACGCGACCGGTCTTGTCCAGCAGCAGGTTCTCCGGCTTGATGTCGCGGTGAACGATGCCGTGCTCGTGGGCGTATTGGAGCGCCTCGCAGACGGGTGGCACGATAGCTAGGGCCTGCTCCGGCGTGAACCGGCCCGCCTTCATCGCCTGCCGCAGGTTGACGCCGTCCACGAACTCCATGAGCAGGTAGTAGAACCCGCCGGCCTGGCCGAAATCGTAGATGGTGACAATGTTGGGGTGATTCAGCGCGGCGAGCGCCTGGGCTTCTCGGGTGAACCGTTCGGCGAACTGGGGGTCGCCCACACGCTCAGGGGCGAGGAGCTTGAGCGCAACGAGACGGTTGAGACTTTTCTGCCGCGCCTTATAGACTACCCCCATGCCGCCGCGCCCCAGGCATTCGAGAATATCAAGCTGGGGGAAGTGCGGGGCGAGTTCGGTCAGCGCGAGCGTCTGTTGTGGCGAAGAGGAATCGGAGTTCGTCTGGGTCGGCACCATCGCCTCCGCCATCAGACAACGGGGGCACAAACCATCGGTCATGGCGGCCGGCAGGGCCACGCCACACTTGGGGCAGGAGTTTAATGACTTTGTTGACTCGTTCATACCGGTGTCTTGACGCGCTAGGGTGGTTTGGTTACCAGGATTTTTCCATTAATTCCCCAAGGCGGCGAACAAGGCGCGCATCTCGGCCTCGACCAGGCCGGGATCAGCAAGCGTACCAGCAACTTCCGCCTTCAGCAACTGGCGGAAGCGCCGTTTCAACCGATGGACCGCGACTTTCAGCGCGTTCGCGTTCATGCCGCAACGCGCGGCCAACACGGTCTGGTCGCCGTGTGCCGCCTCGCCGGTGAGCCACGGTTTGATTTGCTCAAAAAAATCCGCGCGCCCTTCAGCGCCACATTCGCGCCGGAGCGCCTCCAGTGTGCGCGCCAACACAGTGAGCGCCCACTGCCGGTCGAAGGCCGCATCGGGTGACAGCGTACCGGTATCCGGTATCGCCCTGGCTTCACCGGTATCGGTATCATGTAGGGAAACCTTTTCCACGCCGCCACCGCGTTTGAGTCGGCGCATCGCCTCGCGGTGATGCGCCAGAAAGTGTTTTACCGCCCCCAGCAGATAAGAACGAAACCGGCCGTGCTCCTGCCCAGCATGGGCGATGGTTCTGCCCGCCAGCATGGAGGCGAAAAAATCATGGGTCAGGTCGCGCGCGGCATCCACGTCGCGCAATTCGCAGCGGAGAAAGGCGGCCACGGGGTCGTAGTAGGCCGCGCACAATTCCGCCAACGCGCGGTGACCTTCGGGCGAGTCGGCCTTCGCCCGGCTGACCTGTGTCCACCGCGTGGTGCGAAAAATCTCGCCGGCGGCCTCCGGCCGAGCTGGAGACGACGGCGTCAGTGGTGTTGTGTCAGTGTTCATCGGAACCCGGGCATATCATATCACGGGTACCTGACGTGTGGGAGAGGAAAGGTTACCAATTATGACACTGGAGCTGGAGAATGTTTGCATCTCATCGCCTTCCTTATGCGCGAGTGATCGCGTCCGCGAGGCCGGCCGGAAAGAAGGAGATGAGAAATGCGACAATCAACCACCACCGCGTCGCACACCGGTTCGAGCGAAATGCGCGGCAAGGGCGGATGCCAGCGACCAAGGTTTAATGCACTCGGTGGTTGCTGGTTGTTGCTTCCTGACCGCTGGGCCTTCGATCGGGCAACCATCTCGATGAGCGTTGACAGGCCGATCAGACCAAAGATCCCGGAGAAACCAAAACAACCTTTCCATCCCGGCAGCGGCATGAAGCCGAGGAAGCAAAGAAATCCAAGCGCGGAGAGGTTGGCCAGCTTGTATGCCAGAGGAGACGTGAAAGTGATGCCCTGCAAGTAGCCAATAAAGTGGCCCCAACCCATCGTCGGGGCTTGCCATGTCTGGCTCGCCACAGGTGCGGTGCCTTTGTTCACCGGATTCTCCAGCTCCGGCAATTCGTTTAATGGGCGCGAGAATCCTCGCAACACGCGAACGGCAAGCACTGCGGAGAGAAAGAGCAACCCAAAAACCAACCACGCAACACCAAACCATGCAATCCACCCGCTTTCGTGCGACTTGATTCCGCCAAGAATGAAAATGGCGGCAGTCGGAATTAGAAGCAGCAGTCCACGGATTCCGCGCATGGCTACGGCGGGCCAGTTGATGACTCGCCGTCCCTCGCGACGACCGACCATCGGCGGCCAGAAGCGGAGCCTCAAATACTGCCAAGTGCCCGGTGGCTCCGCTGGGCGCGTGGAGGTTGGTGTCCCGCCTTTAGGCGGATTCTGCTCCGCACTGGCGGCAGCCGGGACACCAACTGGCGGCGGCGTGCTCGCAATCGTCTCGACCTGCGTCCGCATCTCTCCGGAGGTCTGGTAGCGCAGTTCGGGTTTGTTCTCTAGCGCGCGCAGGACGATTTCATCCAGCCGCACATCAATGACGACCCTTTTCGACGGCGCTTCGAGCGGTCTCCCGGGCAGTTCGCCAGTGAGGAGTTCGTAAAGGACCACGCCCAGCGAATAGATGTCGGCGC
Proteins encoded in this region:
- a CDS encoding fibronectin type III domain-containing protein, which codes for MPHLRVMLGFTNAPDQSLTELAERVKAQFYGNAAFPNPPVTLVDFTAALTAFINALAAQAVGGKEATADKNNKRDDLVALLRKNAGHVQEHHNDDLATLLSSGFEAVSGHHPSTPLSKPTQVRVDNGGTGQLIVKIKAIANAKCYEVRYAVVGTGGTLGPWQPAGMFTNSRAMIVSQLTPGGTYSLQVRAVGGSTGYSDWSDPVSHMCL
- a CDS encoding helix-turn-helix transcriptional regulator, translating into MPAPHPQPLPRTSLEPVCDALAAVIRQRRERAGLSLNQLAERTRLSRQMLSFVESGQRIPTIDTAARISRALDMRLSRLVLEAECRAQL
- a CDS encoding protein kinase, yielding MNESTKSLNSCPKCGVALPAAMTDGLCPRCLMAEAMVPTQTNSDSSSPQQTLALTELAPHFPQLDILECLGRGGMGVVYKARQKSLNRLVALKLLAPERVGDPQFAERFTREAQALAALNHPNIVTIYDFGQAGGFYYLLMEFVDGVNLRQAMKAGRFTPEQALAIVPPVCEALQYAHEHGIVHRDIKPENLLLDKTGRVMIADFGVAKMLNAESPDASFVDSQPAGTPQYMAPEQKDRHRTDHRADIYSLGVVLYELLTGELPGKPLEAPSKRVVIDVRLDEIVLRALESKPELRYQTAGEMRTQVETIVSTPAGVKTEDSSQKSVIKSLHVRLRNMVVGRRGGKAVINWSGVARVFLLVFAIIVTGGALLCRMIGAPMDMRALVMGAMYALMTTGIILIGARRTPLDRLVDLDAPQVPIIGKDGGASFQSLEKGKKPGEPGERSGNNGRGLAGVRHVAGGIILLLAVAWTLLSHDIAAILFAAPLSENLFRPDKVVALAISLGLFSIGGAVMCLRKGRVARVVLATFVLWLLLVLAVLWSGYMAAARAGRQMAETTHSWLPHATHAITDGSATSFGPASERELGPRDADEHGLVFFSVERQVPLKPPFPVTPHGCAWIAKEDGVPTGTEHSHVEITDRLRQWVAENQVDFVFRFQTNGIWCFNSLGNRTRSIRDFSQPEQFGTITPAEAAASLDAPMEKDGRYVTSVGCAFGYDQPYRNMLAFRTRKGALSILQWSGIGVPPQTLKIRYKLTGQITATTPNMPERELVKRALATIQDFADGNTADVMARLAPSLRNRWPEEQVRQWWQSLTDGQNNFVRVDGTPLAEPGLGNTRCVTVPCEFAHIRCGIRISFLPDGEIEGIKPLPQGTDENANPSPAVPSASQSDPRQFSAVMSFINFTGSGPNDGLVGDAGPTGKVTCGHPGAVSDVSWSWLRTTEQGDVYRFTRIYPHDTPTAKTVVKEITYTGSPLVVWEDAVHRIGLRPSPRLQFRLVADAKESADAIFSRDGKEQFRLRHDVLLDESAVASAAVTNTAQGPVIEVKFTTDGGKRFADITGASINRRLAIVFDGKVLSAATIRDTITGGRAQITGNFTSAEAGAIAQALNANGKSPESGQP
- a CDS encoding sigma-70 family RNA polymerase sigma factor: MNTDTTPLTPSSPARPEAAGEIFRTTRWTQVSRAKADSPEGHRALAELCAAYYDPVAAFLRCELRDVDAARDLTHDFFASMLAGRTIAHAGQEHGRFRSYLLGAVKHFLAHHREAMRRLKRGGGVEKVSLHDTDTGEARAIPDTGTLSPDAAFDRQWALTVLARTLEALRRECGAEGRADFFEQIKPWLTGEAAHGDQTVLAARCGMNANALKVAVHRLKRRFRQLLKAEVAGTLADPGLVEAEMRALFAALGN